In Monodelphis domestica isolate mMonDom1 chromosome 3, mMonDom1.pri, whole genome shotgun sequence, the following proteins share a genomic window:
- the MRI1 gene encoding methylthioribose-1-phosphate isomerase, with protein MTLESVRYSRGSLLVLDQLLLPQECRYEAVTSVRQAWEAIRAMKVRGAPAIAIVGCLSLAVELQAGAGGPGLEALVTFVQDSLNDLVTARPTAVNMAQAAREMSEVATREAGREGATEDAVRERLICWAEHMLEKDIKDNQSIGDLGAQHLLERVAPGGGQVTVLTHCNTGSLATAGYGTALGVIRSLHALGRLKHVFCTETRPNNQGARLTAYELVYENIPATLITDSMGATAMAHKDVKAVIVGADRVVANGDTANKVGTYQLAITAKYHGIPFYVAAPVSSCDLSLKTGQEIVIEERPSQELTSLGGTRIAAPGIGVWNPSFDVTPHELITGGIITERGVFSPKELQIALTS; from the exons ATGACCCTGGAGTCGGTCCGCTATTCCCGCGGCTCTCTGCTCGTCCTGGACCAGCTGCTGCTGCCCCAAGAGTGCCGCTATGAGGCTGTGACTTCCGTGCGCCAAGCCTGGGAGGCCATCAGGGCCATGAAG GTGCGGGGCGCCCCAGCAATTGCCATAGTGGGCTGCCTGAGCCTGGCCGTGGAGCTGCAGGCGGGAGCAGGGGGACCGGGGCTCGAGGCCCTGGTGACCTTTGTGCAGGACTCACTGAATGACCTGGTGACGGCCAGGCCCACGGCCGTCAACATGGCTCAGGCTGCTCGGGAGATGTCCGAGGTGGCCACCCGGGAGGCTGGACGAGAAGGAGCCACAGAGGATGCAGTCCGAGAAAG GTTGATCTGCTGGGCAGAGCACATGCTGGAGAAAGACATCAAGGACAACCAGAGCATTGGGGACCTTGGGGCCCAGCACCTTTTAGAGCGGGTGGCACCCGGGGGTGGCCAGGTGACTGTGCTGACCCATTGCAACACTGGCTCATTGGCCACTGCGGGCTATGGAACAGCCCTGG GTGTGATCAGATCTCTCCATGCCCTGGGCCGCTTGAAGCATGTGTTCTGCACAGAGACTCGGCCCAACAACCAGGGTGCCCGCCTGACAGCCTATGAGCTGGTGTATGAGAATATTCCTGCCACCCTCATCACCGACAGCATGGGAGCTACCGCCATGGCCCACAAGGATGTGAAAG cTGTCATCGTGGGAGCAGACCGAGTGGTAGCCAATGGTGACACTGCCAACAAAGTGGGAACATACCAGCTGGCCATCACAGCCAAGTACCACGGGATCCCTTTCTACGTGGCTGCCCCTGTTTCCTCTTGTGATCTGAGCTTGAAGACAGGTCAGGAAATTGTCATCGAAGAGCGGCCGAGCCAGGAGCTGACCAGCCTCGGGGGGACCCGTATTGCTGCCCCAG GTATTGGAGTGTGGAACCCATCCTTTGACGTCACCCCTCATGAGCTCATCACTGGCGGCATCATCACTGAGCGGGGAGTTTTCTCTCCCAAGGAACTCCAGATAGCCCTGACCTCCTGA
- the YJU2B gene encoding probable splicing factor YJU2B — translation MGERKGVNKYYPPDFDPAKHGSLNRYHHSHPLRERARKLSQGILVIRFEMPYNIWCDGCKNHIGMGVRYNAEKKKVGNYYTTPIYRFRMKCHLCVNYIEMQTDPANCDYVIVSGAQRKEERWDMEENEQILTTEQEKKQKLETDAMFRLEHGTTDQSKLQKAIPTLSNIQEAQNAWKDDFALNSMLRRKFREKKKAIKEEEEKTLALQTKANLSIPLVPETEEDRKLAALLKYHSLDSYEDKQKLKRTEIFGRSWFPSASGPGTSNSKVNNVLKKLAVSRKFMPSGSSISSSDLGIVRRKSRDGLESPQGSGEAPEPSEMKAEEENQPGGSSAVRDYSPDVETHRGPSTSILNSSLVADYSDSESD, via the exons ATG GGTGAAAGAAAAGGTGTAAACAAGTACTACCCTCCAGACTTTGATCCAGCAAAG CATGGCTCTCTCAATCGATACCACCACAGCCACCCCCTTCGGGAGAGGGCACGGAAACTCTCACAGGGTATTCTTGTCATCAG ATTTGAGATGCCCTATAACATATGGTGTGATGGCTGTAAGAACCACATTGGCATGG GTGTTCGTTACAATGCCGAAAAGAAGAAAGTTGGAAATTATTACACAACCCCAATATATAG ATTCAGAATGAAATGTCACCTCTGTGTCAACTACATCgagatgcagacagatcctgccAATTGTGACTATGTGATTGTAAGTGGTGCTCAGAGGAAGGAGGAGCGCTGGGACATGGAAGAGAATGAACAGATCCTGACCACAG AgcaggagaagaaacagaagctGGAGACGGACGCCATGTTCCGCCTGGAGCATGGCACAACAGACCAGAGCAAGTTGCAGAAGGCCATTCCCACCCTGTCCAACATCCAGGAAGCCCAGAACGCCTGGAAGGACGACTTTGCCCTTAACAGCATGCTAAGGAGGAAGTTTAGG gaaaaaaaaaaggccataaaagaagaagaggaaaagacacTGGCCCTACAGACCAAAGCGAACCTCAGTATCCCCCTGGTGCCTGAAACAGAGGAGGACCGGAAACTTGCTGCCCTACTCAAGTACCACAGTCTGGACT CATATGAAGACAAACAGAAATTGAAACGAACAGAAATCTTTGGCCGTTCCTGGTTCCCTTCTGCCTCAGGACCTGGAACCAGCAACAGCAAGGTGAACAAcgtcctcaagaagcttgcagTTAGTCGGAAATTCATGCCCAGTGGGTCCTCCATCTCTAGCAGCGACCTAGGAATTGTTCGTAGGAAGTCCAGGGATGGCCTGGAGAGTCCTCAAGGATCTGGAGAAGCTCCAGAGCCAAGTGAAATGAAGGCGGAAGAAGAAAACCAGCCGGGAGGATCTTCAGCAGTTAGAGACTATTCTCCAGATGTGGAGACACACAGGGGGCCTAGCACCTCTATCCTCAATTCTTCACTAGTTGCAGACTATTCAGACTCTGAGAGTGACTAA